In a single window of the Candidatus Cloacimonas sp. genome:
- a CDS encoding aminomethyl transferase family protein, with translation MMDSLGFKFPLQERKTALYKLEEEWYLPLLSKLRNIPMQSIKRSNFGQYSMAVNYLTSVLEEASAINKVAVYNIDHMAQLLFYGADVVTLLNRALTGNFTEMKVGQCKYTLLLNEHGGVQDDMILMRVSETSFILVINAGHDITDTIEIEGVEKQYIADIDRIMACKKDGEEVWAKDISDTLVKIDIQGLLSFKLLKEVYGENVLKNRYNPEKNMNFFTFNQFERNGQHYYLSRTGYTNRWGWELYIPVAFAEEDARIIISKALELGGLLVGLGGRDENRISAGPFGLPLMGQEYDPYHTPVNAPLFETAVDMNKEYFVGKEALAKEIAEGMQKRLYIFVSEGIVTNRGIYKEGKRLGTVTSSINSPNVSLEMRLAIGSKRKNVNEEKGTAAIGMGWFYAPLFEQDAEGKELAEIDGKPIRIPVEFYREDEKRNPIGSPVMGYVTLEGITPATAHRPLKNIENLL, from the coding sequence ATGATGGACAGCTTAGGTTTTAAGTTTCCCTTGCAGGAGCGTAAAACAGCCCTATACAAATTGGAAGAAGAATGGTATCTTCCTCTATTATCAAAACTTCGTAACATTCCGATGCAAAGCATCAAGCGCAGTAATTTCGGTCAGTATTCTATGGCAGTAAATTATCTAACTTCTGTATTGGAAGAAGCATCTGCAATCAATAAAGTAGCCGTTTATAATATTGACCACATGGCACAATTACTTTTTTATGGAGCCGATGTAGTAACTCTTTTGAATAGAGCTTTAACTGGTAACTTTACCGAAATGAAAGTGGGGCAGTGTAAATATACTTTACTTTTAAATGAACACGGTGGAGTGCAAGATGATATGATTCTGATGAGAGTTTCCGAGACAAGTTTTATTCTGGTTATCAATGCGGGTCATGATATTACGGATACTATTGAGATTGAAGGAGTTGAGAAACAATATATTGCTGATATAGATAGAATTATGGCTTGTAAAAAAGATGGGGAAGAGGTTTGGGCAAAAGACATTTCCGATACCCTTGTAAAAATAGACATCCAGGGTCTGCTTTCCTTTAAATTGCTCAAAGAGGTCTATGGCGAAAATGTGTTAAAAAACAGGTATAATCCCGAAAAGAATATGAATTTCTTTACTTTTAACCAGTTTGAACGCAATGGGCAGCATTACTATTTATCCAGAACCGGATATACTAATAGATGGGGTTGGGAACTTTATATTCCAGTAGCTTTTGCTGAAGAAGATGCCCGAATAATCATATCCAAAGCACTGGAACTTGGAGGACTCTTAGTTGGTTTAGGAGGCAGGGATGAAAACAGAATTTCTGCAGGACCGTTCGGTTTACCGTTGATGGGGCAGGAATATGACCCTTATCATACACCTGTAAACGCTCCTCTTTTTGAGACAGCAGTGGATATGAACAAAGAATACTTTGTGGGCAAAGAAGCATTAGCTAAAGAGATAGCGGAAGGAATGCAAAAGCGTCTCTATATATTTGTTTCCGAAGGTATTGTAACCAATCGGGGTATTTATAAAGAAGGTAAACGCCTGGGAACTGTTACCAGCAGTATAAATTCCCCGAATGTTTCGCTGGAAATGCGTTTGGCAATTGGTTCCAAGCGAAAAAATGTAAATGAGGAAAAAGGAACTGCTGCCATTGGTATGGGTTGGTTTTATGCTCCCTTGTTTGAACAAGATGCAGAAGGTAAAGAGTTAGCAGAAATTGACGGGAAACCAATTCGTATTCCTGTGGAGTTCTATCGCGAAGATGAAAAGCGAAATCCTATCGGAAGTCCTGTTATGGGCTATGTTACCTTGGAAGGAATTACACCGGCTACGGCACATAGACCTTTGAAGAATATAGAGAACTTGTTGTAG